A single window of Salvia splendens isolate huo1 chromosome 6, SspV2, whole genome shotgun sequence DNA harbors:
- the LOC121806687 gene encoding allene oxide synthase 3-like: protein MSTDQELPRREIPGSFGLPFFGAIADRLSYFYGQGELKYFTSRVEKYKSTVFRCNMPPGPFMARDPRVVCFLDALSFQALFDTSKVEKRDVLDGTFVPSTAFTGGHRTCAYLDPSEPNHALLKRFFLSLLAKRHHQFIPLFRRGMADLLSSLKDEIASKGSSSFNDLNDAMSFEFVFRLLCGVGPAETTLGRDGPKSMDLWLFGQLSPLMTLGLKFVPYFVEDMFLHNFPIPFFLVKSYYDKIYSAFEANLGKLLEEAAELGLERDEACHNLVFLAGFNAYGGMKAVFPALIKWVGAGGAGLHARLAAEIRAVVEKEKGAITPAALDQMSLTKSAVYEALRIEPAVPYQYGRAKEDFEIRSHENTFLVKKGEMLFGYQAMATRDPRIFEKPDEYMAERFVGEEGERLLRYVYWSNGRETEDPTVENKQCPGKDLVVMMCRLMLVEFFLRYDTFEVESGKLLLGSSVTFKSLTNFNN, encoded by the coding sequence ATGTCTACCGATCAGGAGCTTCCGCGGCGAGAGATCCCGGGATCGTTCGGGCTCCCCTTCTTCGGCGCCATAGCCGACCGCCTAAGCTACTTCTACGGCCAAggcgagctcaagtacttcacATCTCGCGTGGAAAAATACAAATCCACGGTGTTCCGGTGCAACATGCCGCCCGGCCCCTTCATGGCCCGCGACCCCCGCGTCGTCTGCTTCCTCGACGCCCTCAGCTTCCAAGCCCTATTCGACACGTCCAAGGTCGAGAAGAGGGACGTCCTCGACGGCACCTTCGTCCCCTCCACCGCCTTCACGGGCGGCCACCGCACCTGCGCCTACCTCGACCCGTCCGAACCGAACCACGCCCTCCTCAAGCGCTTCTTCCTCTCCCTCCTCGCGAAGCGGCATCACCAATTCATCCCTTTGTTCCGCCGCGGCATGGCCGACCTACTCTCCTCCCTCAAAGACGAGATAGCTAGCAAAGGAAGCTCCTCATTTAACGATTTAAACGATGCGATGTCGTTTGAGTTCGTTTTCCGCTTGCTATGCGGGGTGGGCCCGGCGGAGACGACTTTGGGCCGGGACGGCCCAAAGTCGATGGACTTGTGGCTCTTCGGCCAGCTGTCCCCCCTGATGACGCTTGGACTCAAATTCGTACCTTACTTTGTTGAAGACATGTTTTTGCACAACTTCCCGATCCCCTTCTTTTTGGTGAAGTCTTACTACGACAAGATCTACTCCGCCTTCGAGGCGAATCTCGGGAAGCTTCTAGAAGAAGCGGCCGAGCTCGGGCTGGAGCGGGACGAGGCCTGCCATAACCTCGTGTTTCTCGCGGGCTTCAACGCGTACGGGGGGATGAAGGCCGTGTTCCCCGCACTGATCAAGTGGGTCGGGGCGGGGGGGGCGGGGCTCCACGCGCGCCTCGCGGCGGAGATCAGGGCggtggtggagaaggagaaagGTGCGATCACTCCCGCGGCGTTGGATCAGATGAGCTTGACGAAATCGGCGGTGTACGAGGCGCTGCGGATCGAGCCGGCGGTGCCGTATCAGTACGGGAGGGCGAAGGAGGATTTCGAGATTCGGAGCCATGAGAATACGTTTTTGGTGAAGAAGGGGGAGATGCTGTTTGGGTACCAGGCGATGGCGACGAGGGATCCGAGGATATTTGAGAAGCCGGATGAGTACATGGCGGAGAGGTTTGTGGGGGAGGAAGGGGAGAGGCTGTTGAGGTACGTGTACTGGTCGAATGGGAGGGAGACGGAGGATCCGACGGTGGAGAATAAGCAGTGCCCGGGGAAGGATTTGGTGGTGATGATGTGCAGGTTGATGTTGGTGGAGTTCTTTTTGAGGTATGATACGTTTGAGGTGGAGTCTGGGAAGCTTCTCTTGGGCTCCTCAGTCACGTTCAAATCGCTCACTaactttaataattaa